In Pseudobdellovibrio exovorus JSS, the genomic stretch ACTTCCCATTGCTCAGTCCCCGTTTTAGCATTCAATGCCACTAATGTTCCATCGCTGAAGCCAGCGTAGATCAAGCCATCTTTAAATGCAGGCTTTGAGCCACCTCGAACTGTCATAATATTCGATGTTTCTTGGCGATTATGAACCCACAATTGTTTTCCAGTCGAGGCGTCTAATGCATAAAGAGACTGACTTCCAGATACAAAGTAAAGGATTCCATCCTGCAAAAGAGGTTCGGCTACAATTTCAGACTTCGTATCAAAAGCCCAAACCTCTACCCCTTTAGACAGATCAATCGAATACATTTTTCCGTTATTTGATCCAATAAATAGAAAATCACTGACAGAAATAGCACTAGCTTCTACGCCTAAATCAATAGGAATACGCCATTTTTCGTATTTGGTTTCTTTATCGTAAGCCACCAGTCCATCATAAGCATTGCCGATAATAATCAGGTTTTCATGGATAACAGGAGTCATACGATTCACTTTACGGAACGCATGATTGGCTTTAGCAAGAGTATCTTGAGCCCAATAAGCATTAACTCGAAATTCTTTGTTAGGTTCAACCCTGTCTTTTAAAGACGAGACACAACCCACTAAAAAAATCGAACTACAGAAAGTAAGGGCTCGAAAGAATTTCATTCGGATTATGTTCCGCTTACTTTTTTGAATTGGATTAATCTTAGATATTTTTCAGCTTCTTTTGGTACAGATGAGTTGCCGAAGTCTGGGTTTACAGTTTCATTTGCCAACCCAGTTAAAATCTCCTCAGCCTTTTGAAGTTGATTTAGTTTTGTTAAACATAGCGCTTGCTGCAATTTGCTTTCACCATGCAAGAAAGAAGCTTCTTTACGTTTGATCACTTGTTCCCAAGACTGAATAGCTTCTTCGCATTTACCCATATCAGCTAAAAGCTGAGCTTTTTGTTGCTGTACTAGTGTGTTTGTCAGGTTTTTAGAGCCCGTTTCAACTTTTTCCAAAGTACTTAGAGCTTGAGCTGCGTTATTTTCTAAAACAAGAATATGAGCTAAATGCAATCCAGCCATTTGCGCTGCAATCGAGCCTTCATATTCATTTACGATCTTTTCAAAATCTGCTTTC encodes the following:
- a CDS encoding PQQ-binding-like beta-propeller repeat protein; this encodes MKFFRALTFCSSIFLVGCVSSLKDRVEPNKEFRVNAYWAQDTLAKANHAFRKVNRMTPVIHENLIIIGNAYDGLVAYDKETKYEKWRIPIDLGVEASAISVSDFLFIGSNNGKMYSIDLSKGVEVWAFDTKSEIVAEPLLQDGILYFVSGSQSLYALDASTGKQLWVHNRQETSNIMTVRGGSKPAFKDGLIYAGFSDGTLVALNAKTGTEQWEVSLNRNTRFRDIDASPVFDGDFIYINSYDDHLYCIAKSDGQIIWESPIGGFSTPLVTSEVVYVTSSRGEIAALDKKSGQEKWKYSSKNGILTDPLAYEDLIVTGESRGKLLFLQKDSGAIVNSFEPGRGVFSKPSLEGDRFYFISGEGNIYGLKAYYDTKSSIYYLK
- a CDS encoding tetratricopeptide repeat protein → MSLANVVEKQWKLILGVVVVVIVAVGAVALISSNAAKKEKMAQESYFMAEKKLVDVKSRQQQGTQAVAADYSSVKADFEKIVNEYEGSIAAQMAGLHLAHILVLENNAAQALSTLEKVETGSKNLTNTLVQQQKAQLLADMGKCEEAIQSWEQVIKRKEASFLHGESKLQQALCLTKLNQLQKAEEILTGLANETVNPDFGNSSVPKEAEKYLRLIQFKKVSGT